One Tripterygium wilfordii isolate XIE 37 chromosome 10, ASM1340144v1, whole genome shotgun sequence DNA segment encodes these proteins:
- the LOC120007305 gene encoding uncharacterized protein LOC120007305, which translates to MCYRVCILTLSTSRIKDMASRKPCSAPKTDSESSSNSNPQWITESSNPKFKGKTIRFPMAFVGLHSSTGMQGHLKFHVNSAMTGRFAIPGVNRFQGLDMSLISRSKELASTDARRLGLPYLCIAPHHNEDDFIPRPLIAENIGNKFIRWGTSLNPRGEISYLNGFWEWSRRVAGLLKDRGLEDLSLAVQAATMEYHRPPSAYRALCEVWCPETSTFVTRHGEIGISLWEMRDISGLSILGDYYEEVIPSFRELTDGKSLPDSCLHLFKAFQHIAGEKVIDRIKHADWLNFWLNGVSRKPNPRGDSKYKKLSNLGKYEFLKSGTTTKVWRPIVIPNQSVSSEDIRDLKCLQALDLELSTTKIDELEIAAYLSIWLCRFVLPSGDDHLRPATFKVASRMAAGVRYSLVPPILASIYKGLTQTFSSERKDLGRITQSFPGHFLYGWVALHFPRGIFDIIDTSFGRPTLRRYSGILNVYQFWEPNMIDCRKLLRGNMDSKNFKWVVSHPPKQVGDQTDVGDLSEEIQEFMMSIRPGYLPCRRGSSYTLEAYSPHRFSRQHGFKQINPGSPNIHSFELNPSTLYSCWLSLTRVGSKAKFHIPGPCTNMCDQIDRKYENWWDTTVAPILLNVSTTVLESSERADFKLVENIASTLSRRKRKAGEDDSIPLPPKEKPLIVDLDVPEERALKKSKAGPSKAKTKKTSVDEIVPKVKSAIVAVAPEGAHTDFESNFDSDDIPLVRRSTRLRSGKQIDLKTNTKDIPAEAKSDMNLSPCSWNKGIPLFFSVLLSIICPFIDNKLFFFFFFFG; encoded by the coding sequence ATCTAGTAATCCCAAATTTAAAGGGAAAACAATTCGTTTTCCGATGGCTTTTGTTGGACTTCACTCTTCTACAGGCATGCAGGGTCATCTTAAATTTCACGTCAATAGTGCAATGACTGGCCGTTTTGCTATCCCCGGTGTCAATCGATTTCAAGGTTTGGATATGTCTTTAATTAGCAGATCCAAGGAATTGGCATCCACGGATGCCCGTCGTCTTGGCCTACCTTACTTGTGTATTGCACCACATCATAATGAGGATGACTTCATCCCACGACCTTTGATTGCCGAGAATATTGGGAACAAATTTATTAGATGGGGGACATCTTTGAATCCCAGAGGAGAGATTTCATATCTAAATGGCTTTTGGGAGTGGTCCAGACGGGTTGCTGGACTCCTTAAGGATAGAGGCTTGGAAGATTTATCATTAGCAGTCCAAGCAGCAACGATGGAATATCATCGTCCCCCTTCAGCATATCGGGCTTTATGTGAGGTATGGTGTCCTGAAACCAGTACCTTTGTGACGAGGCATGGAGAAATTGGCATTTCTCTTTGGGAAATGCGAGATATTTCCGGATTGTCTATACTTGGTGATTATTATGAAGAGGTTATTCCGAGTTTTAGGGAACTCACTGATGGAAAATCTCTTCCAGATTCTTGTCTTCATCTCTTTAAGGCTTTTCAACATATAGCCGGAGAAAAGGTTATTGATCGAATCAAGCATGCAGATTGGCTCAATTTTTGGCTTAATGGGGTTTCTCGGAAACCCAATCCTCGAGGAGACtcgaaatataagaaattatcaaacttgggaaagtatgaatttctaaaaagtggaacaacaacaaaagtgtgGAGACCCATAGTCATTCCCAACCAAAGTGtgtcttctgaagacatcagagATCTAAAATGTTTACAGGCGTTAGATCTTGAATTATCTACCACCAAGATTGATGAGTTGGAGATAGCTGCATATCTCTCTATTTGGCTTTGTAGATTTGTCCTTCCATCAGGCGATGACCACTTAAGACCCGCAACTTTTAAAGTTGCTTCCCGGATGGCTGCAGGTGTAAGATATAGTCTGGTTCCACCTATTTTAGCAAGTATTTATAAAGGTCTTACACAGACCTTTTCTTCTGAAAGAAAGGATCTTGGAAGAATTACTCAATCATTTCCAGGGCACTTTCTTTATGGCTGGGTAGCATTGCATTTCCCTCGTGGTATATTTGATATCATTGACACATCTTTTGGGCGTCCTACACTTAGGAGATATTCTGGAATTTTAAATGTCTATCAATTTTGGGAGCCTAACATGATAGACTGTCGGAAACTTCTTCGTGGAAACATGGACTCAAAAAACTTTAAGTGGGTCGTGAGTCATCCTCCGAAACAAGTTGGTGACCAAACAGATGTTGGAGACTTGTCCgaagagattcaagaatttaTGATGAGTATTCGACCTGGCTATTTACCATGTCGTCGGGGGTCGTCATACACTTTGGAAGCGTATAGTCCACACCGGTTTTCAAGACAGCATggattcaaacaaatcaatcctGGGTCTCCGAATATACATTCTTTTGAATTGAATCCAAGTACTCTTTACAGTTGTTGGTTATCTCTAACAAGAGTAGGGAGTAAGGCAAAATTTCATATTCCGGGGCCTTGTACTAATATGTGCGATCAAATTGATCGAAAGTATGAGAATTGGTGGGACACCACGGTGGCTCCCATATTGCTTAACGTTTCTACTACTGTTTTGGAGAGTAGTGAACGTGCTGATTTTAAACTTGTTGAGAATATTGCATCTACACTTTctcggaggaaaagaaaagctgGAGAAGATGACTCCATCCCATTGCCACCGAAAGAGAAACCTCTCATTGTGGATTTAGACGTTCCAGAGGAACGTGCTTTAAAGAAATCTAAAGCTGGACCTTCAAAGGCCAAGACAAAGAAAACTTCAGTTGATGAAATAGTGCCAAAGGTAAAGTCTGCAATTGTTGCAGTTGCACCTGAAGGAGCACATACTGATTTTGAATCTAACTTTGATTCTGACGATATACCACTGGTTAGGAGATCTACTCGTTTACGTTCCGGAaaacaaattgatctcaaaactAATACCAAGGACATTCCTGCGGAAGCAAAGAGTGATATGAATCTCTCTCCATGTTCTTGGAATAAAGgtattcctttatttttctctgtCTTGTTATCTATTATTTGCCCATTTATTgataataaactttttttttttttttttttttttgggtag